CTGTTCCCTTTATAAGAACCTGTCCTCGTTTCTGTGCTATAGCTGCGAAATGGCTCAATGTATCCTGAATGGCACTTGTGGAAAGTTTTGAGTTGATGGTAAAATCAACTTCTCTGAAAGGGACATTCATCCTGGCGGCAATTGATCCGGCAACTGATTTACGGCTGCCCGGGGTCATTATAAAGTAGGATTTGTGTTTTGAGACCTCGCTTAAAATAATCTGCATGACACGGGAATCCTCAAGCACTCTATCTCCGCAGTAATTGCAGAAGCCGGCGAAATGGGGAACCGATTCAATTGCTGTATTCAGTATGGAGCGGATCTTTTCCTCAGGATAATGCACCAGTATTGCAGAACTGGCGTATTTAGAAGATCGGGGGATAGGCTCCATGGGAATCATCAGAATGATCTCTTTGTGATACTCATTGGCTATCTGGGCTGTCCATGTGGAGAGCTTTTTAGTGCTCGATAAAGCAACTGTGAGCGGTTCAGGAAAGGAGAGAAAACCTACACTGGTTTCATCAGCGGAGAAACCGAAATCTTCGATCAGAATAGCCATGCTGGCTGTTTGGCTGAAGAAAGCGGTGGAATATTTCATGCTTATGATGAGTTTTGGTTTATCCGGCTTTGGGCTGGAAAAGTTGAGCCGGCAGCCTTTCTGCTCAGAATAATAGGAACAATCATCAACCCTGTACCCGGTCGGGGAAACAGATGATGTGATGAACCATACGATCCATTCCATTGGTTTTCCACGGGGAACCTGGATATTGATCAGCAGAGTGGAGTCTTCCAGTGAAAATCGTCTTTTGTAATGGTTTTCCGGAATTTCAAGGGAAGTAAAGCACTGTTTCAGAACAGAATCCAGTGATGTGTTGCTTTTAACCGATTTTGAGACTGCTTCTTTTTTATTTTCCTGCTTTGGCAGTTTACTGAATTCGATTACTTTTTCCAGATATCCGAAACGTATTCCGAGGAGTACAGCAAGAAACACCAGTGTGGTAACAAATATGGAGAAGATAATTCGAAATTGCATCGGGTCAATTCTTTATATGGGTACTCCGACGGGGCAATAGAATAGTGGAAAATAGCCTTTTTCTCAGGTTCAAATCAAGGTAATATCAGAGTGAAGAAAAAACTAATCAGGGTTCCTGTGCTTCTGGGCCCTACTGCGTCAGGGAAAACCGAACTGGCCATAAAGCTGGCTCAGGAGTTTGGGTGGGAGATTCTTTCCTGTGATTCTCGTCAGATATACAGAAATATGGACATTGGAACTGCCAAGCCTACAGTAGATCAGCTCCGGGCAGTGAAACACTGGCTTGTCGATATAATCGAACCATCGGAAAGATACTCTGCTTTCAGGTTTGCTGAAGATTCTTTGAAGATCATTAGAGAACTGGCTGGCAATTCGAAGACGGTACTTGTCTGCGGCGGGACTGGAATGTACTTCAGAAGTCTCAGTGAAGGGCTTGGGGTACAGGTGGATTCTGATCCTGGACTCAGAGATGAGTTGATGGAAAGGGGAAGGGAAAAGGGGAGTGCTGCACTTCATGCGGAACTGATGGAAAAGGATCCTGAGATCGCCTTAAAACTTCATCCAAACGATTTGCAAAGGATAGTCAGGGCTTTGATTGTGTTTTATCAGTCAGGGGAAAAAATCTCAGGGATGAGAGAGAGAAGTGCTCCTGAAGGGGTGGAGTTCATCTCTGCGAAGCTGGTTGTCAACCGGGAAGTACTCTATGACAGGATTAACTGCCGGGTCGAGGAAATGGTGAATACGGGGCTCTGCGATGAGTTTCTCAGACTGAGGGAATGCGGTTATGGGAAGGATTCCCCAGGCATGCAGTGTGTCGGGTATAAGGAACTCTTTGGTGTAGAGAGGGGAGAATACAGTTTAGATGATGCCATTGGACAGAT
The Fibrobacter sp. genome window above contains:
- a CDS encoding divergent polysaccharide deacetylase family protein encodes the protein MQFRIIFSIFVTTLVFLAVLLGIRFGYLEKVIEFSKLPKQENKKEAVSKSVKSNTSLDSVLKQCFTSLEIPENHYKRRFSLEDSTLLINIQVPRGKPMEWIVWFITSSVSPTGYRVDDCSYYSEQKGCRLNFSSPKPDKPKLIISMKYSTAFFSQTASMAILIEDFGFSADETSVGFLSFPEPLTVALSSTKKLSTWTAQIANEYHKEIILMIPMEPIPRSSKYASSAILVHYPEEKIRSILNTAIESVPHFAGFCNYCGDRVLEDSRVMQIILSEVSKHKSYFIMTPGSRKSVAGSIAARMNVPFREVDFTINSKLSTSAIQDTLSHFAAIAQKRGQVLIKGTASASLITALKNALPALKQNGIRLIYVSETLKP
- the miaA gene encoding tRNA (adenosine(37)-N6)-dimethylallyltransferase MiaA; amino-acid sequence: MKKKLIRVPVLLGPTASGKTELAIKLAQEFGWEILSCDSRQIYRNMDIGTAKPTVDQLRAVKHWLVDIIEPSERYSAFRFAEDSLKIIRELAGNSKTVLVCGGTGMYFRSLSEGLGVQVDSDPGLRDELMERGREKGSAALHAELMEKDPEIALKLHPNDLQRIVRALIVFYQSGEKISGMRERSAPEGVEFISAKLVVNREVLYDRINCRVEEMVNTGLCDEFLRLRECGYGKDSPGMQCVGYKELFGVERGEYSLDDAIGQIKRNTRRYAKRQITWFTHQTDAAEIPADDALTGLRKFYREKMISDCRD